The Dioscorea cayenensis subsp. rotundata cultivar TDr96_F1 chromosome 19, TDr96_F1_v2_PseudoChromosome.rev07_lg8_w22 25.fasta, whole genome shotgun sequence genome includes a window with the following:
- the LOC120250615 gene encoding transcription termination factor MTERF15, mitochondrial-like, whose protein sequence is MVLLLKKLFKSNILYSYTFCFSTTIIHSKTITKTQSIVVDYLLSRFGFSREKAAWASKHLDRLKFLEKAETVLDFLKSYSFDDSQIKKLVSLYPKALCCNVERNLKPKFEGLQSLGFSGQELVHLILSNYMVLGCNFERNVRPKIEFWEEILGSFELMSKSLRGKQCILSFSLEQRALPNLAFLREFGVSNERITLIVQRHPRFLAQKPDELKELAEKVEGMGIRRDSRMFVWALNTLRMVSKTKFDGKLEVLKSLGWSEADFLLAFQKNPIFLTVSETMLKKKIDFLVNEAGCKPSELAQSPTLLMFSLEKRLIPRYHVMQVLKSKRLNNVNYSLLSTMSYSEKMFVKNFLLCRKKDAPELYDWYISSCKGSEHSHSVLKPVDKCVL, encoded by the coding sequence ATGGTTTTGCTTCTCAAGAAACTTTTCAAATCGAATATCTTGTATTCATATACCTTTTGCTTCTCTACTACCATAATTCATAGCAAGACAATTACCAAAACCCAATCCATTGTGGTGGACTACCTGTTGAGCAGATTTGGCTTCTCTCGGGAGAAAGCAGCTTGGGCCTCCAAGCACCTTGACCGTCTCAAATTCCTTGAAAAGGCTGAAACAGTGTTGGATTTCTTGAAAAGTTATAGTTTTGATGATTCCCAGATCAAAAAGCTCGTATCTTTGTATCCAAAAGCTCTTTGCTGTAATGTTGAAAGGAACTTGAAGCCAAAGTTTGAAGGTTTGCAGAGCCTTGGCTTCTCAGGTCAGGAGCTTGTTCATCTAATCCTTTCCAATTATATGGTCCTCGGGTGCAATTTTGAGCGCAATGTGCGGCCGAAGATTGAGTTCTGGGAAGAGATTCTTGGTTCTTTTGAGCTTATGAGCAAATCCTTGAGGGGAAAGCAATGTATACTTAGTTTTAGTTTGGAGCAGAGGGCGCTACCAAACCTTGCATTCCTGCGGGAATTCGGTGTTTCAAATGAAAGGATCACTTTGATTGTGCAAAGACACCCAAGATTCCTTGCTCAAAAGCCTGACGAGCTGAAGGAATTAGCTGAGAAGGTTGAGGGAATGGGGATACGTCGTGACTCTAGGATGTTTGTTTGGGCTCTTAACACTCTTCGGATGGTCTCCAAAACAAAGTTTGACGGTAAGTTGGAAGTTCTGAAGAGTTTGGGGTGGTCGGAGGCAGATTTCCTCTTGGCGTTTCAGAAGAACCCAATATTCCTAACGGTTTCTGAGACaatgttgaagaagaagattgatTTCTTAGTGAACGAAGCTGGTTGCAAGCCATCGGAACTTGCTCAGAGTCCGACACTTCTCATGTTTAGCTTGGAGAAGAGGTTGATTCCTCGATATCATGTCATGCAAGTCTTGAAATCGAAAAGATTAAATAATGTGAATTATAGCCTGTTGTCCACAATGTCCTACTCGGAGAAGATGTTTGTGAAGAATTTTCTTCTCTGCCGTAAAAAGGATGCTCCTGAATTATATGATTGGT